One Osmerus eperlanus chromosome 13, fOsmEpe2.1, whole genome shotgun sequence genomic region harbors:
- the hs6st2 gene encoding heparan-sulfate 6-O-sulfotransferase 2 isoform X1 — protein sequence MDEKSTNNHRLIIALLMVFLFGVIVLQYVCPTSDCQLLHLGSLFSKSGDNTVRSQTEEHGIGNGPGVKDPYVAEDGALARFVPRFNFTIADLNRAVDFNIKGDDVIVFLHIQKTGGTTFGRHLVRNIQLERPCECHAGQKKCTCYRPGKKETWLFSRFSTGWSCGLHADWTELTNCVPYRMDTREPSKTPSVPSRNYYYITILRDPVWRYLSEWRHVQRGATWKASLHRCDGHAPTHTELPSCYSGDDWSGCSLQEFMDCPYNLASNRQTRMLADLSLVGCYNVSAMNADERWAVLLQSAKRNLLDMAFFGLTEYQRKTQYLFERTFRLAFIAPFTQLNGTRAASVEVPTETQHRIRQLNQWDVELYEYARDLFLQRFQVARQQERRQARERRQQERRWLRGKLATRRGRPETPSERPGWPEARLGQSSFLTTPDVRHKGGADGGEVDTEVQLPDWWDLEENSTMEDYLDNVEQW from the exons ATGGATGAAAAGTCCACCAACAACCACCGCCTCATAATTGCCCTATTGATGGTGTTCCTCTTTGGTGTGATAGTGCTTCAGTATGTTTGCCCTACCTCCGACTGTCAGCTGTTGCACCTAGGGTCATTGTTTTCAAAGTCCGGGGACAATACTGTTCGATCCCAGACAGAAGAACACGGAATTGGGAATGGACCCGGAGTAAAGGACCCGTACGTAGCCGAGGACGGTGCCCTGGCACGTTTTGTTCCCAGGTTTAATTTCACAATTGCTGACCTTAACCGTGCAGTGGATTTTAACATCAAAGGTGACGATGTCATAGTGTTTCTTCACATCCAAAAGACAGGGGGTACAACGTTTGGACGTCACTTAGTGCGTAATATTCAACTCGAGAGGCCTTGTGAGTGTCATGCTGGCCAAAAGAAATGCACTTGTTACCGTCCAGGTAAAAAGGAAACATGGCTTTTCTCACGGTTCTCCACCGGTTGGAGCTGTGGTCTTCATGCGGATTGGACAGAGTTGACCAATTGCGTTCCCTACCGTATGGACACCCGTGAGCCTTCCAAGACACCATCTGTTCCCAG tAGGAACTACTACTATATCACCATCCTGCGGGACCCGGTATGGCGCTACCTGAGCGAGTGGCGTCATGTGCAGCGTGGAGCCACCTGGAAGGCATCCCTGCACCGGTGTGACGGCcatgcgcccacacacaccgaGCTGCCCAGCTGCTACTCTGGGGATGACTGGTCCGGCTGCTCCCTACAGGAGTTCATGGACTGTCCCTATAATCTGGCCAGCAACCGGCAGACACGCATGCTGGCCGACCTCAGCCTAGTGGGCTGTTACAATGTCTCGGCCATGAACGCGGACGAACGGTGGGCGGTGCTGTTGCAGAGCGCCAAACGAAACCTGCTGGACATGGCCTTCTTCGGGCTGACCGAGTACCAGCGCAAGACCCAGTACCTGTTTGAGCGTACGTTCCGCCTGGCGTTCATAGCGCCTTTCACCCAGCTGAACGGCACGAGGGCAGCCAGCGTGGAGGTTCCCACTGAGACGCAGCACCGCATCCGCCAGCTGAACCAGTGGGACGTGGAGCTGTACGAGTACGCCCGTGACCTCTTCCTCCAGCGCTTCCAGGTAGCCAGGCAGCAGGAGCGCAGGcaggccagggagaggaggcagcaggAAAGGAGGTGGCTCAGAGGGAAGCTGGCAACCAGGCGGGGGAGGCCGGAGACGCCCAGCGAGAGACCCGGGTGGCCTGAGGCCCGGCTCGGCCAGAGCTCCTTTTTAACCACCCCTGACGTTAGACACAAAGGAGGGGCtgatggaggggaggtggacaCCGAGGTGCAGCTGCCAGACTGGTGGGACTTGGAGGAGAACAGCACCATGGAAGACTACTTGGACAATGTAGAACAGTGGTAG
- the hs6st2 gene encoding heparan-sulfate 6-O-sulfotransferase 2 isoform X2, translated as MDEKSTNNHRLIIALLMVFLFGVIVLQYVCPTSDCQLLHLGSLFSKSGDNTVRSQTEEHGIGNGPGVKDPYVAEDGALARFVPRFNFTIADLNRAVDFNIKGDDVIVFLHIQKTGGTTFGRHLVRNIQLERPCECHAGQKKCTCYRPGKKETWLFSRFSTGWSCGLHADWTELTNCVPYRMDTREPSKTPSVPRNYYYITILRDPVWRYLSEWRHVQRGATWKASLHRCDGHAPTHTELPSCYSGDDWSGCSLQEFMDCPYNLASNRQTRMLADLSLVGCYNVSAMNADERWAVLLQSAKRNLLDMAFFGLTEYQRKTQYLFERTFRLAFIAPFTQLNGTRAASVEVPTETQHRIRQLNQWDVELYEYARDLFLQRFQVARQQERRQARERRQQERRWLRGKLATRRGRPETPSERPGWPEARLGQSSFLTTPDVRHKGGADGGEVDTEVQLPDWWDLEENSTMEDYLDNVEQW; from the exons ATGGATGAAAAGTCCACCAACAACCACCGCCTCATAATTGCCCTATTGATGGTGTTCCTCTTTGGTGTGATAGTGCTTCAGTATGTTTGCCCTACCTCCGACTGTCAGCTGTTGCACCTAGGGTCATTGTTTTCAAAGTCCGGGGACAATACTGTTCGATCCCAGACAGAAGAACACGGAATTGGGAATGGACCCGGAGTAAAGGACCCGTACGTAGCCGAGGACGGTGCCCTGGCACGTTTTGTTCCCAGGTTTAATTTCACAATTGCTGACCTTAACCGTGCAGTGGATTTTAACATCAAAGGTGACGATGTCATAGTGTTTCTTCACATCCAAAAGACAGGGGGTACAACGTTTGGACGTCACTTAGTGCGTAATATTCAACTCGAGAGGCCTTGTGAGTGTCATGCTGGCCAAAAGAAATGCACTTGTTACCGTCCAGGTAAAAAGGAAACATGGCTTTTCTCACGGTTCTCCACCGGTTGGAGCTGTGGTCTTCATGCGGATTGGACAGAGTTGACCAATTGCGTTCCCTACCGTATGGACACCCGTGAGCCTTCCAAGACACCATCTGTTCCCAG GAACTACTACTATATCACCATCCTGCGGGACCCGGTATGGCGCTACCTGAGCGAGTGGCGTCATGTGCAGCGTGGAGCCACCTGGAAGGCATCCCTGCACCGGTGTGACGGCcatgcgcccacacacaccgaGCTGCCCAGCTGCTACTCTGGGGATGACTGGTCCGGCTGCTCCCTACAGGAGTTCATGGACTGTCCCTATAATCTGGCCAGCAACCGGCAGACACGCATGCTGGCCGACCTCAGCCTAGTGGGCTGTTACAATGTCTCGGCCATGAACGCGGACGAACGGTGGGCGGTGCTGTTGCAGAGCGCCAAACGAAACCTGCTGGACATGGCCTTCTTCGGGCTGACCGAGTACCAGCGCAAGACCCAGTACCTGTTTGAGCGTACGTTCCGCCTGGCGTTCATAGCGCCTTTCACCCAGCTGAACGGCACGAGGGCAGCCAGCGTGGAGGTTCCCACTGAGACGCAGCACCGCATCCGCCAGCTGAACCAGTGGGACGTGGAGCTGTACGAGTACGCCCGTGACCTCTTCCTCCAGCGCTTCCAGGTAGCCAGGCAGCAGGAGCGCAGGcaggccagggagaggaggcagcaggAAAGGAGGTGGCTCAGAGGGAAGCTGGCAACCAGGCGGGGGAGGCCGGAGACGCCCAGCGAGAGACCCGGGTGGCCTGAGGCCCGGCTCGGCCAGAGCTCCTTTTTAACCACCCCTGACGTTAGACACAAAGGAGGGGCtgatggaggggaggtggacaCCGAGGTGCAGCTGCCAGACTGGTGGGACTTGGAGGAGAACAGCACCATGGAAGACTACTTGGACAATGTAGAACAGTGGTAG